From Bacillus kexueae, a single genomic window includes:
- a CDS encoding DUF5107 domain-containing protein, with the protein MIKETVYKGVQALQFENEVIRAIVLPSYGGKLASLFDKKGNYEWLFQAEGELTIPPYGADFSQYDSSGFDEVFPSIDETVHPLNGEVVPDHGEVWAMPWDARLDGETLHLTVQSERFPYILHKTIRLNGESLEISYRAINRGNQPFSFIWTPHALLNLNEHSEIDVPAHLNEIMSVEHSTVHLGEWGTRHSYPMTVSLQTNESIDLSKMMGSKNNTCEKFYFTEKLREGWCKAIQRDISRQLTYEFPVEQVPYLGVWKTQGGYRGDYNFALEPCTGVYDDVYVAEKIRKVSQIPANESVEWFFNMKVEDL; encoded by the coding sequence ATGATAAAGGAAACGGTATATAAAGGAGTACAGGCGCTACAATTCGAAAACGAGGTCATTCGGGCGATTGTCCTTCCATCCTATGGCGGAAAATTAGCTAGTCTCTTTGATAAAAAAGGGAACTATGAGTGGCTCTTTCAAGCAGAAGGAGAATTAACTATTCCTCCTTACGGAGCCGACTTTTCCCAGTATGATTCAAGTGGCTTTGATGAAGTTTTTCCGAGTATTGATGAAACGGTTCATCCTTTAAATGGTGAGGTTGTTCCGGACCATGGGGAAGTTTGGGCGATGCCGTGGGATGCGAGGTTAGATGGCGAAACGTTGCATTTGACGGTACAAAGCGAACGATTTCCGTATATTTTACACAAAACAATTCGACTAAATGGTGAGAGCTTAGAAATATCGTATCGAGCGATAAACAGAGGAAATCAACCATTCTCATTCATTTGGACTCCTCATGCACTGTTAAATTTAAATGAACATTCGGAAATTGACGTTCCTGCTCACTTAAACGAGATTATGTCAGTCGAGCATAGCACTGTACATTTAGGAGAGTGGGGGACGAGACATTCGTATCCTATGACGGTGTCCCTTCAAACGAATGAATCAATCGATTTGAGTAAAATGATGGGATCAAAGAATAATACTTGCGAAAAATTTTACTTTACAGAGAAGTTAAGAGAAGGTTGGTGTAAAGCTATTCAACGTGATATTTCTCGCCAATTAACGTATGAATTTCCGGTTGAGCAAGTTCCGTACTTAGGAGTATGGAAAACACAAGGTGGCTACAGAGGAGATTACAATTTTGCTTTAGAGCCCTGCACCGGTGTATACGATGATGTTTACGTTGCGGAGAAAATTCGTAAAGTATCCCAAATACCGGCGAATGAATCGGTTGAATGGTTTTTCAATATGAAAGT
- the galT gene encoding UDP-glucose--hexose-1-phosphate uridylyltransferase has product MTKELSLQIGRLIQYGLQKQLISKWDVEYCVNRLLDIFQMDEYEEVEVPKEALDSPVSILSRLLDIAYERGIISENTVTYRDLLDTKIMGCLTPRPSEVVRTFKRLYDENKEEATRYFYELSKDVHYIRTDRIAKNEHWFSETDYGRLEVTINLSKPEKDPKAIAAAKKLKSSAYPKCLLCKENVGYNGRLNHPARQNLRVVPIELDGEGWRMQYSPYVYYNEHAIVLCDEHRPMVINEGTFRRLLQFVDQFPHYFIGSNADLPIVGGSILSHDHYQGGNHTFPMANAPIEESFSLREDVQLGIVRWPMSVLRLTSTSYEKLVENATEILSLWRAYSDETVGVFASTNGEPHNTITPIARKNGDQFELDLVLRNNRTSKEHPLGIFHPHTEVHHIKKENIGLIEVMGLAVLPGRLKEEMELIAHYLVDGDLKRLKENEKTAKHFEWAEAILNRYENITKDTVGNILRHEVGKVFSTVLEHAGVFKRTSEGKEAFRRFIHHIQTNVQVEKAR; this is encoded by the coding sequence GTGACAAAAGAATTATCTCTTCAAATAGGTCGTCTTATTCAATATGGATTGCAAAAGCAGTTGATTTCAAAATGGGATGTGGAATACTGCGTTAATCGCTTGTTAGATATCTTTCAAATGGATGAATATGAAGAGGTTGAGGTTCCAAAGGAAGCGCTAGATTCACCTGTTTCGATTTTATCGAGATTACTAGACATAGCATACGAACGTGGTATTATCTCAGAAAACACAGTTACTTATCGAGATTTACTAGATACAAAAATCATGGGGTGTCTAACGCCGCGTCCATCTGAAGTCGTTCGTACGTTTAAAAGGCTTTATGACGAGAATAAAGAAGAAGCGACACGTTATTTTTACGAATTGAGCAAAGATGTGCATTACATTCGTACCGACCGTATTGCGAAAAATGAGCATTGGTTTAGCGAAACGGATTACGGGCGTTTAGAAGTCACAATCAATTTATCCAAACCGGAGAAAGACCCGAAAGCGATCGCAGCAGCGAAAAAACTGAAAAGTAGTGCATATCCGAAATGTTTACTTTGTAAAGAAAACGTCGGGTATAACGGAAGGCTAAATCATCCCGCGCGTCAAAATTTACGTGTCGTTCCGATAGAACTTGATGGGGAAGGATGGCGAATGCAATATTCCCCGTACGTCTACTACAATGAGCATGCGATCGTTCTTTGTGATGAACATCGGCCAATGGTCATCAATGAAGGAACGTTTAGACGTTTACTCCAATTTGTGGACCAGTTCCCACATTATTTCATTGGTTCCAATGCAGACTTACCGATTGTGGGAGGCTCGATTTTAAGTCATGACCATTATCAAGGTGGAAATCACACATTCCCGATGGCAAATGCACCGATTGAAGAATCATTTTCGTTACGTGAGGATGTCCAACTTGGGATTGTTCGCTGGCCGATGTCTGTTTTACGATTGACCTCTACTTCATATGAAAAGTTGGTTGAAAATGCGACGGAAATTCTTTCGCTATGGCGGGCGTATAGCGATGAAACTGTAGGCGTTTTCGCTTCGACAAACGGTGAGCCTCATAATACGATTACGCCGATTGCGCGGAAAAACGGTGATCAGTTTGAACTTGATCTCGTCTTACGTAATAACCGGACGAGTAAGGAGCATCCACTTGGTATCTTTCATCCACATACTGAAGTACACCATATAAAGAAGGAAAATATCGGATTAATTGAAGTAATGGGTCTTGCTGTATTACCAGGACGATTGAAAGAAGAGATGGAACTAATCGCTCACTATTTAGTAGACGGAGATTTAAAACGTTTAAAAGAAAATGAGAAAACTGCCAAACATTTCGAATGGGCAGAAGCTATCTTGAACCGATACGAGAATATTACGAAAGATACTGTAGGAAATATATTACGCCATGAAGTGGGGAAAGTTTTTTCAACTGTATTAGAGCATGCGGGAGTCTTTAAACGGACTTCGGAAGGAAAAGAGGCGTTCCGTCGTTTTATTCATCATATTCAAACGAACGTTCAGGTGGAGAAAGCAAGATGA
- the galE gene encoding UDP-glucose 4-epimerase GalE, which yields MAVLVCGGAGYIGSHAAFALREKGEEVVVVDNLQTGHEEAIQEGMSFYEGDLRNEEFLRSVFEKHEIEAVLHFAADSLVGESVSNPLKYYDNNVGGAIALLKVMNEFDVKRIVFSSTAATYGEPKQIPIMEEDETNPTNPYGETKLAIEKMLKWSEDAYGIEHVVLRYFNVAGAHPNGIIGEDHQPETHLIPIVLQVALGKRERIMIFGDDYDTKDGTCIRDYIHVNDLIDAHLLALNRLREGKGSATYNLGNGNGFSVKEVIEMARKVTGKAIPEEVAPRRAGDPAKLVASSEKAMKELGWEPKYASLEIMIDTAWKWFQQHPNGYESTRGKEV from the coding sequence ATGGCCGTATTAGTTTGTGGAGGAGCAGGGTATATTGGAAGTCATGCTGCCTTTGCGTTACGAGAAAAAGGGGAAGAGGTCGTCGTTGTAGATAACTTACAAACAGGTCATGAAGAAGCGATTCAAGAGGGAATGTCTTTCTATGAAGGAGATTTGCGCAACGAGGAGTTTTTACGCTCTGTATTTGAAAAGCATGAAATAGAAGCAGTTCTTCACTTTGCAGCGGATTCACTCGTTGGGGAAAGTGTAAGTAACCCGTTGAAATATTATGATAACAATGTTGGAGGGGCAATCGCTTTACTAAAAGTAATGAATGAGTTCGATGTGAAGCGAATCGTCTTTTCGTCGACCGCTGCAACATATGGAGAACCGAAACAAATTCCAATCATGGAAGAAGATGAAACGAATCCGACGAACCCTTACGGGGAAACGAAACTAGCAATAGAGAAAATGTTGAAATGGTCAGAAGATGCTTACGGGATTGAACACGTTGTTTTACGCTATTTTAATGTAGCGGGAGCTCATCCAAACGGCATCATCGGGGAAGATCATCAACCGGAGACGCATCTAATTCCAATTGTGTTGCAAGTCGCATTAGGAAAGCGTGAAAGAATTATGATTTTCGGAGACGATTATGATACGAAAGACGGCACATGCATTCGAGATTACATTCACGTCAATGATTTAATTGATGCGCACTTATTAGCATTAAATCGCCTTCGAGAAGGAAAAGGAAGTGCGACGTACAATTTAGGGAATGGAAATGGTTTCTCCGTCAAAGAGGTTATTGAAATGGCTCGTAAAGTGACTGGAAAAGCTATTCCTGAAGAGGTAGCACCAAGACGTGCAGGTGATCCAGCGAAGCTAGTCGCTTCTTCCGAAAAGGCGATGAAAGAATTAGGATGGGAGCCGAAATACGCATCGTTAGAAATAATGATTGATACTGCATGGAAGTGGTTTCAACAACATCCAAATGGGTATGAATCCACAAGGGGGAAAGAAGTGTGA
- a CDS encoding beta-galactosidase gives MYLGVDYYPEHWPKEMMDEDINGIKQLGANIVRIGEFAWHLMEKEEGAFDFSFFDEVIEKLKKEQIAVMFGTPTATFPAWLAKKHPSILSEDENGQKRVFGGRRQYCFTSPIYRKYAAKITEELVKHYREEESIIAWQIDNEFGHEGSDMCYCSQCHEGFQQYLRTKYKSIDELNERFGTIFWGQTYNDFTEIPLPTKTITTHNPTLQLEWARFRSLTLNSFAHEMTAIVQKHKGDHQKVTTNVSGGFFQKWFDHAENVRPLDFVSYDNYPVWGGLAEPITPAHIAMTHDFNRGLLGKNYWIVEELMGAQGHNVIGYLPRPNQAKMWSYQAFAHGCTDMLYFRWRGMTKGAEQFCFGIVDHDNTYGRKYEEVQSLFENIRQYDELLKSDISSDIAVLYDYDNIWSWRFQVQSEGFDFTNELLRLYTPFYKWNAKMDVIPVDRDFNRYKVLIIPVLQIIDESLSERLRAFVQNGGTIVFSFRTGLKDKDNNIHFKQPLPGFVRDLAGIRVVETEALSDYQLVPIVGVGENEGETGEVSVWRDLIQLEGAEAYYRYDDPFYHERAAITKHQYGNGTVYYIGGGVNEEVLMPIAKEIIDHHKIEFVQSEDGVEVYVREVEGERYAFILNHTANEKEFNGETLKPFESKIQKW, from the coding sequence ATGTATTTAGGTGTTGACTATTATCCAGAGCATTGGCCGAAAGAAATGATGGATGAAGATATAAACGGAATTAAGCAACTTGGAGCTAACATCGTACGAATCGGAGAATTTGCTTGGCATTTGATGGAGAAAGAAGAAGGGGCATTTGATTTTTCCTTCTTCGATGAAGTGATTGAAAAGCTAAAGAAAGAACAGATTGCCGTTATGTTTGGTACACCGACAGCAACGTTTCCGGCGTGGCTTGCGAAAAAACATCCTTCCATCTTATCGGAAGATGAAAACGGTCAAAAACGAGTTTTCGGTGGAAGAAGGCAATATTGCTTTACTTCACCTATTTATCGTAAATATGCAGCGAAAATAACGGAAGAACTTGTGAAGCATTACCGTGAGGAAGAATCCATCATCGCCTGGCAAATTGATAACGAATTTGGGCATGAGGGAAGTGATATGTGTTATTGCTCTCAATGTCATGAGGGGTTTCAACAGTATTTGCGTACGAAATACAAATCGATTGACGAACTAAATGAGCGTTTCGGAACGATTTTCTGGGGGCAAACGTACAACGACTTTACTGAAATTCCTTTGCCAACCAAAACGATTACAACACATAATCCTACCCTTCAACTAGAATGGGCACGTTTCCGCTCATTGACACTGAACTCATTCGCTCATGAAATGACGGCAATTGTTCAAAAGCATAAAGGTGATCATCAAAAAGTAACGACGAACGTATCTGGTGGTTTCTTTCAAAAATGGTTTGATCATGCTGAAAATGTCCGACCACTTGATTTTGTCTCGTACGACAATTATCCGGTTTGGGGCGGATTGGCTGAACCAATTACACCAGCACATATTGCGATGACGCATGATTTTAACCGCGGATTATTAGGTAAGAACTACTGGATTGTTGAAGAGCTAATGGGTGCACAAGGGCATAATGTCATCGGATATTTACCGCGTCCAAATCAAGCGAAAATGTGGTCTTATCAAGCGTTTGCGCATGGTTGTACGGATATGCTTTATTTTCGTTGGCGTGGCATGACGAAAGGAGCCGAGCAATTCTGCTTCGGAATTGTTGACCATGACAATACGTATGGACGGAAATACGAAGAAGTGCAATCGCTCTTTGAGAATATCCGACAATACGATGAGTTATTGAAGTCAGACATTTCTTCGGATATCGCTGTCTTGTATGACTACGACAATATATGGTCGTGGCGATTCCAAGTTCAAAGTGAAGGATTTGACTTTACGAATGAGCTTCTGCGCCTGTATACACCGTTCTATAAATGGAATGCGAAAATGGATGTCATTCCAGTTGATCGAGATTTTAACCGTTATAAAGTGCTCATCATCCCTGTGTTACAAATCATTGACGAGTCTTTAAGTGAACGATTACGTGCATTTGTTCAAAATGGTGGAACCATCGTGTTTTCGTTCCGAACAGGTTTGAAAGACAAAGATAACAACATTCATTTTAAACAACCTCTACCAGGGTTTGTTCGTGACCTCGCGGGTATTCGCGTTGTGGAGACGGAAGCCTTATCTGATTACCAACTGGTGCCGATTGTTGGAGTAGGTGAGAATGAAGGGGAAACAGGAGAAGTCTCCGTATGGCGTGACCTCATTCAATTGGAAGGGGCGGAAGCATATTACCGGTACGATGACCCGTTTTATCACGAACGTGCAGCTATTACGAAGCACCAATATGGTAACGGAACCGTGTATTACATTGGCGGCGGCGTTAATGAAGAAGTTTTAATGCCAATCGCAAAGGAAATTATTGATCATCACAAGATTGAGTTTGTTCAGTCAGAAGATGGGGTTGAAGTGTATGTTCGCGAAGTAGAAGGAGAACGATATGCCTTTATATTAAACCATACAGCGAATGAAAAAGAGTTTAATGGAGAAACACTTAAGCCTTTTGAAAGCAAAATTCAAAAATGGTAA
- a CDS encoding galactokinase, which produces MLKQLEEKFFQIYPDQVGKEIRAFFSPGRVNLIGEHIDYNGGHVMPCALEIGTYVVVRMRNDEKIRLYSENFPEEGIIEVTTGQLEYDENNAWANYPLGVIKEMTKSISNVNGMDLYFVGTIPNGAGLSSSASIELATAFMMNRLYELSYTRLELVQLSQKVENEFIGVNCGIMDQFAVGFGRKEKAILLNCDHLTYDYLPLPLKGAKIVIANTNKKRGLADSAYNDRRTTCENALLKIQSIFSIEQLAELSSKQLEQVEHLLTEEEYKRVRHVVTENERTLKAVTVLQEGDVEAFGALMKASHLSLKEDYEVTGVELDTLVEAAWNHPGTIGARMTGAGFGGCTVNIVKDEEVDSFLSRVGSEYAKKIGYEASFYVVDVGDGVKELTENLEVVNR; this is translated from the coding sequence ATGTTGAAGCAATTAGAAGAAAAATTTTTTCAAATATATCCAGATCAAGTGGGGAAGGAAATTCGAGCATTTTTCTCTCCCGGCCGTGTCAATTTGATAGGAGAGCATATTGATTATAACGGTGGTCACGTAATGCCTTGTGCGCTTGAAATTGGAACGTATGTTGTGGTACGCATGCGAAACGATGAAAAAATACGATTGTATTCGGAGAATTTTCCGGAAGAAGGAATCATTGAAGTGACAACTGGGCAACTAGAATACGATGAGAATAATGCGTGGGCAAACTATCCTCTCGGTGTCATAAAAGAAATGACTAAGTCGATATCTAATGTGAACGGAATGGATCTCTATTTTGTTGGAACGATTCCAAATGGAGCTGGATTATCGTCTTCCGCTTCGATTGAACTCGCGACGGCGTTTATGATGAACCGTTTGTATGAACTATCTTATACCCGTCTTGAATTAGTTCAGTTATCACAAAAAGTAGAAAATGAGTTTATCGGGGTTAATTGTGGCATTATGGACCAATTTGCGGTTGGATTTGGTAGAAAGGAAAAAGCCATTCTATTAAACTGTGATCATTTAACGTATGACTATTTACCACTACCTCTAAAAGGAGCAAAGATTGTCATTGCCAATACGAATAAAAAACGAGGATTAGCAGATTCAGCCTACAATGATCGCAGAACAACATGTGAAAATGCCCTTTTAAAAATTCAATCTATTTTCTCGATTGAGCAGCTTGCTGAATTATCGTCTAAGCAGCTTGAGCAAGTGGAGCATTTGTTAACTGAGGAAGAATATAAGCGTGTTCGTCATGTCGTTACGGAAAATGAACGGACGTTAAAAGCTGTAACGGTGCTTCAAGAAGGGGATGTGGAAGCGTTTGGAGCATTAATGAAAGCATCTCACCTTTCGCTAAAAGAAGATTACGAAGTGACAGGCGTTGAATTAGATACTCTTGTGGAAGCAGCGTGGAATCACCCTGGGACGATTGGAGCACGCATGACGGGAGCTGGATTTGGCGGCTGTACGGTAAACATTGTAAAAGATGAAGAGGTTGATTCATTTTTATCTCGTGTTGGCTCTGAATACGCTAAAAAAATTGGTTATGAAGCAAGCTTTTATGTTGTTGATGTAGGAGATGGCGTGAAAGAGTTGACAGAAAACCTTGAAGTTGTAAATCGATAA
- a CDS encoding alpha-galactosidase, protein MPIFFNEKSMEFHLQGKDVSYIFHVLPNLQLGHLYYGKKVRHRESFSHLFQTQARATASCVFEGDLAFSLDQTKQEYPSYGTSDYREPAFQILQENGSRITNFTYRDHKIFSGKPRFDGLPATYVERDEEATTILITLVDDVISAEIQLLYTVYEAFNVITRSAKFINFGSEDLKLTRALSASVDFFDSDYEMVQLSGSWARERHVKCRALQPGIQSVTSTRGTSSSQQNPFIALKRPNATEHIGEVFGFNFVYSGNFLAQVEVDHYDVARVSMGIHPFDFQWVLKVNESFQTPEVVMVYSDRGLNGMSQTYHELYRTRLVRGPWRDKVRPVLINNWEATYFDFNEEKILEIAKESSQLGVELFVLDDGWFGKRDDDTTSLGDWFVDERKLPNGIASLASNIKELGLSFGLWFEPEMVSKESELYKKHPDWLIHVENRSQSHGRNQYVLDFSRKEVVDYIYNRMSSLLDEADISYVKWDMNRYMTEIGSATLPAERQMEVAHRYILGVYDLYERLTSEFPHVLFESCASGGCRFDPGMLYYAPQTWTSDDTDAVERLKIQYGTTFAYPLSSLGAHVSAVPNHQVFRETSLKMRGDVAYFGVFGYELDVTKMTAEEKDMVKKQIAFYKEHRELFLTGTLYRLESPFEENVTSWMVVSTDRTEAIVGYYQVLARPNPGFRKITLQGLDPDMEYMVNGEVRTFFGDELMHIGMHLEPEFSGTDQTNREMIGDFTSKIIHLKAVQ, encoded by the coding sequence ATGCCGATTTTTTTTAATGAAAAATCAATGGAGTTTCACTTACAAGGAAAAGATGTGAGTTACATTTTTCACGTCTTACCCAATCTCCAACTTGGTCACCTGTATTATGGGAAGAAGGTTCGTCATCGAGAATCTTTTTCGCATTTATTCCAAACGCAAGCGAGAGCGACGGCATCATGTGTGTTTGAAGGGGATTTAGCTTTCTCGCTTGATCAAACAAAACAAGAATATCCGTCTTACGGAACATCTGATTATCGTGAGCCAGCATTTCAAATTCTTCAAGAAAACGGGAGTCGGATTACAAATTTTACATATAGGGACCATAAAATTTTCTCAGGGAAGCCGAGGTTTGATGGGCTTCCAGCTACATATGTAGAAAGGGATGAAGAGGCCACGACAATACTGATAACGTTAGTTGATGACGTTATTTCGGCGGAAATCCAACTTTTGTATACCGTATATGAAGCGTTTAATGTTATCACAAGAAGTGCGAAATTTATCAATTTCGGGAGTGAAGACCTTAAGTTAACGAGAGCATTAAGTGCAAGTGTCGATTTTTTTGATTCCGATTATGAAATGGTTCAGCTATCAGGATCGTGGGCTCGTGAGCGTCACGTAAAATGTCGAGCATTACAACCTGGCATTCAAAGTGTCACAAGTACAAGAGGGACGAGTAGTTCGCAGCAAAATCCATTTATTGCGTTAAAACGTCCGAATGCAACAGAGCATATCGGAGAAGTGTTCGGTTTCAACTTTGTTTACAGTGGAAACTTCTTGGCGCAAGTAGAAGTCGACCATTATGATGTAGCGCGTGTCTCGATGGGGATTCATCCGTTTGACTTTCAATGGGTGTTAAAGGTGAATGAATCGTTTCAAACACCAGAAGTGGTTATGGTGTATTCCGATAGAGGGTTAAACGGAATGAGTCAAACTTATCACGAGCTTTATCGTACAAGATTGGTTAGAGGACCTTGGCGGGATAAAGTGAGACCGGTTTTAATTAATAACTGGGAAGCGACTTATTTTGACTTTAACGAAGAGAAAATTCTTGAGATTGCAAAAGAATCGAGTCAACTTGGTGTCGAACTGTTCGTTTTAGACGATGGATGGTTTGGAAAACGAGATGATGATACTACTTCGTTAGGTGATTGGTTTGTGGACGAGCGAAAACTTCCGAATGGCATCGCTTCTTTAGCATCAAACATTAAAGAGTTAGGTCTGTCTTTTGGTCTTTGGTTTGAGCCGGAGATGGTCTCGAAGGAGAGTGAATTGTACAAAAAGCATCCAGATTGGCTAATTCATGTGGAAAATCGTTCGCAATCCCATGGTCGAAATCAATATGTCCTTGATTTTTCACGAAAAGAAGTGGTTGATTATATATACAATCGAATGTCTTCTTTGTTAGATGAAGCCGATATTTCTTATGTTAAATGGGATATGAACCGATACATGACAGAAATTGGGTCGGCGACTTTACCGGCAGAGCGGCAAATGGAAGTGGCGCATCGTTACATTCTTGGAGTGTATGATTTGTACGAACGTTTAACATCTGAATTTCCACATGTATTGTTTGAATCGTGTGCGAGTGGGGGATGTCGCTTCGACCCAGGAATGCTTTATTACGCCCCGCAAACGTGGACGAGTGATGATACAGATGCTGTCGAGCGCTTGAAGATTCAATACGGTACTACGTTTGCCTATCCATTAAGTTCACTTGGGGCGCACGTATCTGCCGTCCCGAACCATCAAGTATTCCGTGAAACGAGTTTGAAGATGCGAGGGGATGTTGCGTATTTTGGTGTGTTCGGGTATGAGTTAGATGTAACAAAAATGACGGCTGAAGAAAAAGATATGGTTAAGAAGCAAATTGCCTTTTATAAGGAACATCGCGAATTGTTTTTAACAGGGACATTGTATCGATTGGAAAGTCCATTCGAAGAAAACGTGACAAGTTGGATGGTAGTTTCTACGGATCGAACTGAAGCAATCGTTGGTTATTACCAAGTGTTAGCACGTCCGAATCCTGGCTTCCGTAAAATTACCTTGCAAGGTCTCGACCCAGATATGGAATATATGGTAAATGGTGAGGTTAGAACATTTTTTGGTGATGAATTAATGCATATTGGTATGCATCTTGAGCCGGAATTCTCAGGCACTGACCAAACAAATCGAGAAATGATAGGTGATTTCACCTCTAAAATCATTCATTTAAAAGCCGTTCAATAA
- a CDS encoding solute:sodium symporter family transporter has translation MGVLTFVSFLFFTGLVAFISYRFTRKENLETADGYFLGGRSLSAWVIAGSLMLTNLSTEQLIGLNAQGYEFNMSVMGWEVGSALALVIVALYLLPRYLKGGITTIPDFLEERYDFGTKQIVTILFLFGYVFNLLPPILYSGAVAISAIFDVPELLGVSRTTALWITVWSIGIIGSIYAIFGGLKAVAVSDTINGIGLLIGGLLIPTLGLAVLGDGSPIEGFSKIMEHTPEKLNAIGSDTDPVPFSTMFTGMLLVNLFYWGTAQHIMQRALAAKNLKEGQKGIIIAAFLKLLGPIFLILPGIIAFNLFGSKLNPMDAYSELVNYVLPKPLVGFFAAVLFGAILSSFNSALNSTVTLFVLNIYKPYFKPNASDKMLVQHSKVIGIILALFAMTVAPLIEKAPQGFFQYLQIVNGFYNVPIFTIIFIGYVTKRVPAIAAKISLLVFISIYAATQLVWDTGIHFLHILAILFVLCSALMLLIGRIKPRETEFVLQEKQAVELTPWKLVYPMGIAATIAMIIVYTIFSGVGIGA, from the coding sequence GTGGGTGTTTTGACCTTCGTTTCATTTTTATTTTTTACCGGACTTGTTGCTTTTATTTCTTACCGTTTTACTCGTAAAGAAAATTTAGAGACAGCTGATGGCTATTTTTTAGGCGGACGTAGCTTGTCTGCATGGGTCATTGCTGGTTCCTTAATGTTAACCAATCTATCAACAGAACAGCTTATCGGACTGAATGCACAAGGTTACGAGTTTAATATGTCTGTCATGGGTTGGGAGGTAGGATCTGCGCTCGCCCTTGTTATCGTTGCCTTGTATTTACTCCCAAGATACCTTAAAGGCGGTATTACAACGATTCCAGACTTTTTAGAAGAACGGTATGATTTTGGAACAAAACAAATTGTCACGATTTTATTCCTCTTTGGGTATGTTTTTAATCTTTTACCTCCAATTTTATATTCAGGTGCGGTTGCGATTAGTGCGATTTTTGATGTTCCTGAACTGCTCGGTGTCAGCCGAACAACTGCCTTATGGATTACCGTTTGGTCGATTGGGATCATCGGTTCCATTTATGCCATATTCGGTGGATTGAAAGCGGTTGCGGTATCCGATACAATTAATGGAATTGGGCTTTTAATCGGTGGTTTATTAATCCCAACCCTTGGATTAGCCGTTTTAGGTGATGGTTCTCCGATCGAAGGTTTCTCAAAAATTATGGAACATACGCCTGAAAAGTTAAATGCGATTGGGTCCGATACTGACCCTGTTCCGTTTAGCACGATGTTTACAGGTATGCTTCTCGTTAACTTGTTTTATTGGGGAACAGCCCAACATATTATGCAGCGTGCACTAGCCGCTAAAAACTTGAAAGAAGGACAAAAAGGAATTATCATCGCTGCCTTCTTAAAACTATTAGGTCCAATCTTCTTAATTTTACCGGGAATCATTGCGTTTAACCTTTTCGGCTCAAAATTAAACCCGATGGATGCTTATTCTGAGCTTGTAAACTATGTATTACCAAAACCACTTGTCGGCTTTTTTGCAGCCGTTTTATTCGGAGCGATCCTGTCTTCATTTAACTCGGCTTTAAACTCTACGGTTACGTTATTTGTGCTAAATATTTATAAACCGTATTTCAAACCGAACGCTTCCGATAAAATGCTCGTTCAACATAGTAAAGTCATTGGAATTATTCTCGCTTTATTCGCGATGACGGTTGCGCCATTAATCGAAAAAGCACCACAAGGATTTTTCCAATACTTACAAATTGTAAACGGATTCTATAATGTACCAATTTTCACTATCATCTTTATCGGATATGTAACTAAACGCGTCCCTGCCATTGCTGCTAAAATTTCTCTTCTGGTATTTATTTCGATTTACGCAGCAACTCAACTCGTTTGGGATACTGGCATTCATTTCTTACACATTTTAGCCATCTTATTCGTCCTTTGTTCGGCGCTTATGCTCCTAATCGGACGAATTAAGCCTAGAGAAACAGAATTCGTATTACAAGAAAAGCAAGCTGTTGAATTAACCCCATGGAAACTCGTCTACCCTATGGGAATAGCCGCAACGATTGCGATGATTATCGTTTATACAATCTTCTCTGGTGTTGGAATTGGGGCTTAA